One Chloroflexota bacterium DNA window includes the following coding sequences:
- the maf gene encoding septum formation protein Maf produces the protein MALLGLPFVVHPAEVEEVNHEGEDAATMVARLAQAKAHAARAGVQQGLIVAADTAVYLDGEVLGKPKSPADAVSMLRHLRARPHKVFSAVTVLDASSERMRTELAQSTVWMRNYSDEEIATYVASGDPLDKAGSYAIQYADFAPVGRIEGCYANVMGLPLCHLYRILREFGLTLEESPVAACDHFNQRRCNVAGEILSR, from the coding sequence TTGGCTCTCCTGGGTTTGCCTTTTGTCGTACATCCAGCCGAAGTGGAGGAGGTGAATCATGAGGGCGAGGATGCTGCGACGATGGTAGCCCGTCTCGCGCAGGCTAAGGCGCATGCAGCACGGGCTGGGGTACAGCAAGGTCTGATTGTAGCTGCAGACACGGCAGTCTATTTGGATGGAGAGGTATTAGGCAAACCGAAAAGCCCTGCCGATGCAGTGTCAATGCTGCGTCACCTGAGAGCACGACCTCATAAAGTCTTTAGTGCTGTGACCGTGCTCGATGCATCATCCGAGCGTATGCGCACCGAATTAGCGCAGAGCACGGTCTGGATGCGAAATTATAGCGATGAAGAGATTGCCACCTACGTGGCCAGTGGCGATCCTTTGGACAAGGCAGGTTCGTATGCCATTCAATACGCTGATTTTGCCCCAGTGGGACGCATTGAAGGTTGCTATGCCAATGTCATGGGATTGCCGCTCTGTCATCTGTACCGTATACTGCGCGAATTCGGATTGACCCTGGAGGAGAGTCCTGTTGCTGCCTGCGATCATTTCAACCAGCGCAGGTGCAATGTGGCTGGGGAGATCCTCAGCAGATAG